From Opitutales bacterium, a single genomic window includes:
- a CDS encoding DUF697 domain-containing protein yields the protein MKIFESNTDTQAQETVKKYVVYATSTSFIPLPFADLATLIAVQLNLVKSLAGIYKVPYDESATKSRVKTLIGAIGTNTIASSLLRSFIKTIPGIGTILGSVSQSLAAGSITYGIGQIFIVHFREGGDLNNLSLDTIKPFFREQVKRGLDVARDLQSKDPEKLPEPPDDLRPSAQRHRVYCIIKPKLGKGGKVYLKGYFQGKRPEKYIATIPALQERYAVEDLDPLKDQIVADYLPVYETFLEEKSQPSHKT from the coding sequence ATGAAGATCTTTGAATCCAACACGGACACCCAAGCCCAGGAGACCGTTAAAAAATATGTCGTTTATGCCACGAGCACGAGCTTCATACCCCTCCCCTTCGCCGACCTTGCAACACTGATCGCGGTCCAGCTGAATCTCGTAAAAAGTTTAGCAGGCATTTATAAGGTCCCTTATGACGAGTCCGCCACAAAATCGCGTGTCAAAACACTCATCGGTGCCATCGGAACCAATACCATCGCCTCCTCGCTCTTGCGCAGTTTCATCAAAACTATCCCGGGCATCGGAACGATTCTGGGCTCAGTCAGTCAGTCCCTCGCAGCCGGATCGATCACCTACGGTATCGGACAGATTTTCATCGTTCATTTCCGTGAAGGAGGCGATCTCAACAATTTGTCACTCGATACCATAAAGCCCTTCTTCCGAGAACAAGTTAAGCGCGGCTTGGATGTAGCACGCGACCTTCAGAGCAAAGATCCAGAAAAGCTACCAGAGCCTCCAGATGATTTGCGTCCCTCAGCACAACGACATCGAGTCTACTGCATCATCAAGCCCAAGTTGGGCAAGGGCGGAAAAGTCTATCTGAAAGGCTATTTTCAAGGAAAGCGTCCCGAGAAGTACATCGCAACGATTCCCGCTCTTCAGGAACGCTATGCCGTGGAAGATCTCGACCCGCTGAAAGATCAAATCGTCGCGGACTACTTACCCGTTTACGAAACGTTTCTAGAAGAAAAGTCACAGCCATCCCATAAGACCTGA